The Propionibacterium freudenreichii subsp. freudenreichii genome contains a region encoding:
- a CDS encoding ATP-binding cassette domain-containing protein: protein MITLRGASVHFGARAALDDFSGSFAPGQVTALVGGDGAGKSTLLRVLTGRVAATPAQSGAVTPRTQLGYMPADAGVWNNLSVAQNIAFVARVFAMSPEQTSQRSQLLLARAGLAQVGDREAGKLSGGMRQKLGFVLATLHSPSVVLLDEPTTGVDPVSRGEIWSLIAGAAAEGATVVFATTYLDEAERCDQLFLLDQGRLVTSGTPDEVIASCPGTVWQAPASATGAADDVPRATSWRRGDQLFAWTPSGREAPAGFAASVPDLENTSIALLLAGGATLGADSLDDAATAPGHPRASDAPVVLASRVTKTFGDFTALHDVSLAVHPGEIVGLLGGNGAGKTTLMRCVLGLEQVASGRVLLFGQVPSIAVRRRLGYVAQGLGLYPTLSATENLRFTARVFGARSGGREFSAARGARDGVRLGERALAYAHDLGRGPVGALPLGARRMLAYLCAIEHDPELLILDEPTSGMDPLSRARLWRELREVADRGVGILVSTHYMAEAAQCDRLEMLTAGHVSASGSVADITAGRRSLVVHAPQWQRAFALLRDADLPVALDRRMLRVPGASRDEIARVLDGLAGGYSIAEAASTLEETMMLAERGGDAGGK, encoded by the coding sequence ATGATCACCCTTCGTGGCGCGTCGGTGCATTTCGGCGCACGGGCGGCGCTGGACGATTTCTCCGGCTCGTTCGCGCCGGGGCAGGTAACGGCCCTTGTCGGCGGTGATGGGGCCGGCAAGTCCACCCTGCTGCGGGTGCTGACCGGCCGGGTGGCGGCGACGCCGGCGCAATCGGGAGCGGTGACGCCACGCACCCAACTGGGCTATATGCCCGCCGACGCCGGGGTGTGGAACAACCTGTCGGTGGCGCAGAACATCGCCTTCGTGGCGAGGGTCTTCGCCATGTCGCCCGAGCAGACGAGCCAGCGCTCGCAGCTGCTGTTGGCCCGCGCCGGATTGGCGCAGGTGGGTGATCGGGAAGCCGGCAAGCTGTCGGGCGGGATGCGTCAGAAGCTGGGCTTCGTGTTGGCGACGCTCCACTCGCCGTCGGTGGTGTTGCTCGACGAGCCGACCACCGGCGTCGACCCGGTGAGCCGCGGCGAGATCTGGTCACTCATCGCGGGGGCGGCCGCCGAGGGGGCGACGGTGGTGTTCGCCACCACCTACCTGGACGAGGCCGAACGCTGCGACCAGTTGTTCCTGCTCGATCAGGGACGTCTGGTGACGTCGGGCACCCCCGACGAGGTGATCGCGTCCTGCCCCGGCACGGTGTGGCAGGCGCCTGCCAGTGCGACCGGCGCGGCCGACGATGTCCCCCGGGCCACGAGTTGGCGTCGCGGCGACCAGCTGTTCGCCTGGACTCCGTCGGGCCGGGAGGCACCGGCCGGGTTCGCCGCGTCGGTGCCCGACCTGGAGAACACGTCGATTGCGCTGCTGCTGGCCGGCGGGGCGACGCTGGGTGCCGACAGCCTCGACGATGCCGCCACGGCGCCGGGCCATCCACGAGCCTCGGATGCGCCGGTGGTGTTGGCGTCGCGCGTGACGAAGACCTTCGGCGACTTCACGGCGCTGCACGATGTGTCGCTGGCGGTGCATCCCGGCGAGATCGTCGGGCTGTTGGGCGGCAACGGGGCCGGCAAGACCACGCTCATGCGGTGCGTGCTGGGCCTGGAGCAGGTGGCGTCGGGCCGGGTGTTGTTGTTCGGGCAGGTGCCGTCCATCGCGGTGCGTCGACGGCTGGGTTATGTGGCGCAGGGGCTGGGCCTGTATCCGACGTTGAGTGCCACCGAGAACCTGCGCTTCACGGCGCGGGTGTTCGGTGCGCGCAGCGGTGGTCGGGAGTTCAGTGCGGCGCGCGGGGCGCGGGACGGTGTCCGGCTCGGTGAGCGGGCCCTTGCCTATGCGCATGACCTGGGACGCGGCCCGGTGGGCGCGTTGCCGCTGGGGGCGCGTCGCATGTTGGCCTATCTGTGTGCGATCGAGCATGACCCCGAGCTGTTGATCCTTGACGAGCCGACGTCGGGCATGGACCCGCTGTCGCGTGCGCGGCTGTGGCGCGAGCTGCGCGAGGTCGCCGACCGTGGGGTGGGCATCCTGGTGAGCACGCATTACATGGCCGAGGCCGCGCAGTGTGACCGCCTGGAGATGTTGACCGCCGGACACGTGAGCGCGTCGGGTTCGGTGGCCGACATCACCGCCGGACGCCGGTCGCTCGTGGTGCACGCGCCGCAGTGGCAGCGCGCGTTCGCCCTGCTGCGCGACGCGGACCTGCCGGTGGCGCTTGACCGACGCATGCTGCGGGTGCCCGGGGCGTCCCGCGACGAGATCGCGCGCGTGCTCGATGGGTTGGCTGGCGGCTACTCGATCGCCGAGGCGGCGTCCACGCTGGAGGAGACGATGATGCTTGCCGAGCGGGGTGGGGACGCGGGCGGCAAGTGA
- a CDS encoding type I restriction-modification system subunit M, translating into MTESTKESERAELHKTIWRIANDLRGSVDGWDFKSYVLGMLFYRFISENLTAYINKGEHAAGDVDFNYADLPDSDAAMALRETVDEKGFFILPSDLFENVRRDAPHNPNLNETLANAFANIENSAADTSSEGDLKGLFDDLDVNSNRLGNSVMQRNEKLVKLLDAVGDLPLGNFGEHTIDLFGDAYEYLMTMYASSAGKSGGEFYTPQEVSELLTRITVVGKTHVNKVYDPACGSGSLLLKFGQVLGQGGVRKGYFGQEINLSTYNLCRINMFLHGINYSDFDIALGDTLTEPKHWDEEPFEAIVSNPPYSIHWAGNDNPTLINDPRFSPAGVLAPKSKADLAFTMHILSWLAVNGTAAIVEFPGVLYRGGAERKIRKYLIDNNFVDTVIQLPPDLFFGTTIGTCIIVLKKSKRDNSVLFIDGSAEFVRPGNKNKLDDANRQKILDVFTAREDADYFAKLVPASEIADNDYNLSVSSYVQPEDTTEKIDITELNARIAKIVARQLELRTQIDAIVADLEDAQ; encoded by the coding sequence GTGACTGAGTCGACGAAGGAATCCGAACGTGCAGAGCTGCACAAGACCATCTGGCGCATCGCGAACGACCTGCGCGGCAGCGTCGATGGGTGGGACTTCAAGAGCTATGTGCTGGGCATGCTGTTCTACCGGTTCATCTCGGAGAACCTGACCGCCTATATCAACAAGGGCGAGCATGCGGCGGGCGACGTCGATTTCAACTACGCCGACCTCCCCGATTCCGATGCTGCGATGGCGTTGCGGGAGACGGTGGATGAGAAGGGCTTCTTCATCCTGCCCTCCGACCTTTTCGAGAACGTGCGCCGCGACGCCCCGCACAACCCGAACCTCAATGAGACGCTCGCCAATGCCTTCGCCAATATCGAGAATTCGGCGGCCGACACGTCGTCGGAGGGCGATCTGAAGGGCTTGTTCGATGACCTCGACGTGAACAGCAACCGGCTCGGCAACTCGGTGATGCAGCGCAATGAGAAGCTGGTGAAGCTGCTCGACGCGGTGGGTGATCTACCCCTGGGCAACTTCGGCGAGCACACGATTGACCTGTTCGGCGACGCCTACGAATACCTCATGACGATGTATGCCTCCAGCGCCGGCAAGTCGGGCGGGGAGTTCTACACACCCCAGGAGGTGTCCGAGCTGCTCACCCGCATCACGGTGGTCGGCAAGACCCACGTGAACAAGGTGTACGACCCCGCGTGCGGTTCGGGCTCGCTGCTGTTGAAGTTCGGGCAGGTGCTTGGGCAGGGTGGTGTACGCAAGGGCTACTTCGGGCAGGAGATCAACCTGTCCACCTACAACCTGTGCCGCATCAACATGTTCCTGCACGGCATCAACTACTCCGACTTCGACATCGCCCTGGGTGACACGCTCACCGAGCCGAAGCACTGGGACGAGGAGCCGTTCGAGGCGATCGTGTCGAATCCGCCCTATTCGATCCATTGGGCTGGTAACGACAATCCGACGCTCATCAATGATCCGCGGTTTTCCCCGGCCGGTGTGCTGGCACCCAAGTCGAAGGCCGACCTGGCCTTCACGATGCACATCCTCAGTTGGCTGGCCGTCAACGGCACGGCGGCGATCGTCGAGTTCCCCGGCGTGCTCTACCGCGGTGGCGCTGAACGCAAGATCCGCAAGTACCTGATCGACAACAACTTCGTCGACACGGTGATCCAGCTGCCCCCGGATCTGTTCTTCGGCACCACGATCGGCACCTGCATCATCGTGTTGAAGAAGTCGAAGCGTGACAACTCCGTGCTGTTCATTGACGGCTCGGCCGAGTTCGTGCGCCCCGGCAACAAGAACAAGCTTGATGACGCGAACCGCCAGAAGATCCTCGACGTCTTCACAGCACGGGAAGATGCCGACTATTTTGCCAAGCTGGTTCCTGCCTCAGAGATCGCCGACAACGACTACAACCTGTCGGTGTCGTCCTATGTGCAGCCCGAGGACACCACGGAGAAGATCGACATCACCGAGTTGAACGCCCGCATCGCCAAGATCGTGGCCCGGCAATTGGAGCTGCGCACCCAGATCGATGCGATCGTGGCCGACCTGGAGGACGCACAGTGA
- a CDS encoding ketopantoate reductase family protein has protein sequence MKYAVIGAGAMGYRYGVLLQENAGVDVDFVDTWEPNLAKVAEQGGVYVSRDHEGRHLVPINLYSPEDYKGNPDVWIIFVKQMQLEGVLERCAHLFNDKQVVFSAMNGYGHFEKIQKYFSDDRIYGGTAMIATVLNGPGDVDFIGKSGAGEMHMCAYTEKVTDIEKKIAEDFKAANLNPIITENFMGTCMAKVIFNSVVNTLCTMYEITMGQFIEFDGAMAMAKQLIDEAYDVCDRAGIRLIESRQDELKSIDYVSRVGNPLHYPSMYQDMSKGRPTEVDYINGYIAKLGRENDYPAQTHEFLTRGVHLAELAWHIHKEEAEKVEAEQAA, from the coding sequence ATGAAGTATGCAGTGATCGGCGCCGGCGCAATGGGATACCGGTATGGCGTCCTGCTCCAGGAAAATGCTGGCGTGGATGTCGACTTCGTCGATACCTGGGAGCCGAACCTTGCGAAGGTTGCCGAACAGGGCGGGGTTTATGTCTCGCGCGACCATGAGGGACGCCACCTCGTGCCGATCAACCTTTATAGCCCCGAGGATTACAAGGGCAATCCTGATGTCTGGATCATCTTCGTGAAGCAGATGCAGCTCGAAGGGGTGCTCGAGCGGTGCGCACACCTGTTCAATGACAAGCAGGTTGTCTTCTCTGCCATGAATGGATATGGGCACTTCGAGAAGATCCAGAAATACTTCAGCGACGACCGCATCTACGGTGGCACGGCGATGATCGCCACCGTGCTCAACGGCCCCGGCGACGTGGACTTCATCGGCAAGTCTGGCGCCGGCGAGATGCACATGTGTGCGTACACCGAGAAGGTCACCGACATCGAGAAGAAGATCGCCGAGGATTTCAAGGCCGCCAACCTGAACCCGATCATCACCGAGAACTTCATGGGCACCTGCATGGCCAAGGTGATCTTCAATTCCGTGGTCAACACGCTGTGCACCATGTATGAGATCACGATGGGCCAGTTCATCGAATTCGACGGCGCCATGGCAATGGCCAAGCAGCTGATCGACGAGGCCTATGACGTGTGCGATCGCGCCGGAATTCGCCTGATCGAAAGTCGACAGGACGAGCTGAAGTCAATTGACTATGTGAGCCGCGTCGGTAACCCGCTGCATTACCCGTCGATGTATCAGGACATGTCGAAGGGACGCCCCACCGAGGTCGACTACATCAATGGGTATATCGCCAAGCTCGGTCGCGAGAATGACTACCCGGCACAGACCCACGAATTCCTGACCCGCGGCGTGCACCTGGCCGAGCTGGCCTGGCACATCCACAAGGAAGAGGCCGAGAAGGTCGAGGCGGAGCAGGCCGCCTGA
- a CDS encoding type I restriction endonuclease subunit R — MTDSYAAPRYAPIAVSNERTVVAQYVPEPSDDDQGYESEAALEAHFIKLLQEQAYEYLPIHSSDGLVANLRAQLEALNQVTFSDDEWARFFAESIAGSRDGIVEKTRRIQREHIQLLHRDDGTDKNILLLDKDQIHNNRLQVINQYATDSGARSNRYDVTILVNGLPMVQVELKRRGVAIREAFNQINRYQRDSFWADSGLYEYVQLFVISNGTFTKYYSNTTRATHVDQAAGSSRSRSQVSNTFEFTSWWADATNKAITDLVGFTRTFFSSHTLLAILTRYCVFDSDNKLLVMRPYQIAATERILNRIETSTNARQVGTVRAGGYIWHTTGSGKTLTSFKTAQLAIDMPTIDKVLFVVDRKDLDYQTMVEYERFQKGAVNSNASTRELKRQLDNPTAKIIITTIQKLSRYIGKNPDSRVYDGHTVIIFDECHRSQFGAMHEAITKTFRNYHIFGFTGTPIFAQNSSSAGSPAMRSTEQIFGDRLHLYTVVNAIDDRNVLPFHVDYVDTIKVKAGIVDEQVAGINSEAALLNPKRINGVVDYVLSHFDQKTKRQQSYSLKERRVRGFNSLFATASIEAAKRYYAAFKARRAELPATSEPLKIALLYSFAPNEAQPDGLLGEEDFETGSLDQSSRDFLDDAIADYNAMFATSYDTSPQQFGDYYKDVTRRLKNRELDMAIVVNMLLTGFDAKTLNTLWVDKNLRQHGLIQAFSRTNRILNSVKAFGNVVCFRDLQDETDEALRLFGDEDAGGVVLLMPFGHYYAQYQEITHDLLTQFPNGEPIIGEDAKKEFIRQFGALLRTINILSVFDEFEGQELLTQREMADYQSRYLTLRDEFVSHLDAEKESIDDDVVFEIELVRQVEVNVDYILMLAQQYLEVKDGPRDKEINEIRAKINRDASASPTLRNKLDLINAFVDSLNVDSHVGQEWREFVEGHRDAELEEIIAEERLRPEPTRRFMHDAFIDGAITTTGTAVTRILPPASRFSKTNNHEQLKDRVLAKLQAFFDRYAGLLKDVRDWD, encoded by the coding sequence ATGACCGATTCCTATGCGGCTCCACGCTACGCACCGATCGCCGTCAGCAACGAACGCACCGTCGTTGCCCAATATGTTCCTGAGCCCTCCGACGATGATCAGGGCTATGAGAGCGAAGCTGCCCTTGAAGCACACTTCATCAAGCTCCTGCAGGAGCAGGCCTATGAATACTTGCCGATTCACAGCTCCGACGGGCTTGTCGCGAACCTGCGGGCGCAGCTCGAAGCACTCAACCAGGTCACCTTCAGCGACGACGAATGGGCCCGTTTCTTCGCCGAGTCAATTGCAGGAAGCCGCGACGGCATCGTTGAGAAGACCCGCCGCATCCAGCGCGAGCACATCCAGTTGCTGCACCGCGACGACGGCACCGACAAGAACATTCTCCTGCTCGACAAGGACCAGATCCACAACAATCGCCTGCAGGTGATCAACCAATACGCCACCGATTCGGGCGCGCGGTCCAACCGCTACGACGTCACCATCCTGGTGAACGGCCTGCCGATGGTGCAGGTGGAGCTCAAGCGCCGAGGCGTTGCCATCCGCGAGGCCTTCAACCAGATCAACCGTTACCAGCGCGACAGCTTCTGGGCCGACTCGGGCCTCTACGAATATGTGCAGCTATTCGTGATCAGCAATGGCACCTTCACCAAGTACTACTCCAACACCACCCGCGCCACTCACGTTGACCAGGCCGCGGGCTCCAGCCGGTCGCGCAGCCAGGTGTCCAACACCTTCGAATTCACCAGTTGGTGGGCCGACGCCACCAATAAGGCCATCACCGATCTGGTCGGATTCACGCGCACTTTCTTCTCCAGCCACACTTTGCTGGCGATTCTCACCCGCTACTGCGTCTTTGATTCTGACAACAAGCTGTTGGTGATGCGTCCGTACCAAATTGCGGCCACCGAGCGAATCCTCAACCGCATTGAGACCTCCACCAACGCACGCCAGGTGGGCACGGTCAGGGCTGGTGGGTATATCTGGCACACCACCGGATCGGGCAAGACGCTCACCAGCTTCAAGACGGCGCAGCTGGCCATCGATATGCCCACCATCGACAAGGTGCTGTTCGTGGTCGACCGCAAAGACCTCGACTACCAGACGATGGTCGAATATGAGCGCTTCCAGAAGGGCGCGGTGAACTCCAACGCATCGACCCGCGAGCTCAAGCGCCAACTCGACAATCCCACAGCCAAGATCATCATCACCACCATCCAGAAGCTCTCGCGCTACATCGGAAAGAACCCTGACAGCCGCGTCTACGACGGCCACACGGTGATCATCTTCGACGAATGCCACCGAAGCCAGTTCGGCGCCATGCACGAGGCGATCACCAAGACCTTCCGCAATTACCACATCTTCGGATTCACCGGCACGCCGATCTTTGCCCAGAACTCAAGCTCTGCCGGGTCGCCAGCAATGCGCAGCACCGAGCAGATCTTTGGCGACCGGCTGCACCTCTACACGGTCGTCAACGCCATCGACGACCGGAATGTGCTGCCCTTCCACGTGGACTATGTCGACACGATCAAGGTGAAGGCCGGGATCGTCGATGAGCAGGTGGCAGGCATCAACAGCGAGGCCGCGCTGCTCAATCCGAAGCGGATCAATGGGGTGGTCGACTATGTGCTGAGCCACTTCGACCAGAAGACCAAGCGCCAGCAGTCTTATTCGCTTAAGGAACGGCGGGTCCGGGGATTCAACTCGCTGTTTGCCACGGCCTCGATCGAAGCCGCCAAGCGCTACTACGCGGCCTTCAAGGCGCGCCGGGCCGAGCTGCCTGCCACCAGCGAGCCGCTGAAGATCGCACTGCTCTACAGCTTCGCTCCCAACGAGGCCCAGCCCGACGGCTTGCTCGGTGAAGAGGACTTCGAGACCGGAAGCCTGGACCAGTCGTCGCGCGACTTCCTCGACGATGCCATCGCCGACTACAACGCGATGTTCGCCACCAGCTACGACACCAGTCCCCAGCAGTTCGGTGACTACTACAAGGACGTCACGCGGCGGTTGAAGAACCGTGAGCTCGATATGGCGATCGTGGTGAATATGCTGCTCACCGGCTTCGACGCCAAAACGCTCAACACCCTGTGGGTAGACAAGAACCTGCGCCAGCACGGCCTTATCCAAGCCTTCTCCCGGACCAACCGCATCCTCAACTCGGTGAAGGCCTTCGGCAACGTCGTCTGCTTCCGTGACCTCCAAGATGAGACCGACGAGGCATTGAGGCTCTTCGGCGATGAGGATGCTGGCGGCGTGGTGCTGCTGATGCCGTTCGGGCATTACTACGCGCAATATCAGGAGATCACGCACGACCTGCTGACCCAGTTCCCGAACGGGGAACCGATCATCGGGGAAGACGCCAAGAAGGAGTTCATCAGGCAGTTTGGTGCGCTCCTGCGCACGATCAACATCCTCAGCGTGTTCGATGAGTTCGAGGGACAGGAACTGCTGACCCAACGTGAGATGGCTGACTACCAGAGCCGCTATCTCACGCTGCGCGACGAGTTCGTGAGTCATCTTGACGCCGAGAAGGAATCGATTGACGACGACGTGGTCTTCGAGATCGAACTCGTGCGCCAGGTGGAGGTGAATGTTGACTACATCCTCATGCTGGCCCAGCAGTACCTCGAGGTGAAGGACGGGCCGCGCGACAAGGAGATCAACGAAATCCGCGCCAAGATAAACCGGGATGCCAGCGCCAGCCCCACCCTGCGTAACAAGCTCGACCTGATCAACGCCTTCGTTGACTCCCTCAATGTCGACTCCCACGTCGGCCAGGAATGGCGCGAATTCGTCGAAGGCCACCGCGACGCTGAACTCGAAGAGATCATCGCCGAGGAGAGACTCAGGCCAGAACCCACGCGGCGTTTCATGCATGACGCCTTCATCGATGGGGCAATCACCACAACGGGCACTGCGGTCACGCGCATCCTGCCGCCCGCCTCACGGTTCTCGAAGACCAACAACCACGAGCAGCTGAAGGATCGAGTGCTGGCCAAGCTGCAGGCATTCTTCGACCGTTATGCCGGATTGTTGAAGGACGTGCGGGACTGGGACTAA
- a CDS encoding restriction endonuclease subunit S has protein sequence MSRVEELVERLCPDGVPFRPLGEVTRIRNGKDYKHLGIGTVPVFGTGGVMAHVDTAAFAGPSVLIPRKGSLNKLYFVDTPFWTVDTIFYTEIGPELNPKFFYYYLATLHLEEMNQAGGVPSLTQTILNRIGIPVPPLVVQHEIVKILDTFTDLEAELEAELEAELEARRAQYEYYRDQLLSFNETPPSQIRWVTLNDTGIFYSGLTGKTKSDFDRGESLFIPYMNVFQNPTTDLTDTRHVSIGPDERQNRVQHGDILFTLSSENLNECATSSVIRGQPEANLFLNSFCFGLRPSHTDGLDLPYLSHVFRSRAFRKEIPKAAAGVTRFNVSRTRFGKLMIPIPPLDRQRAIGRTLDSFDTLVNGLTSGLPAELNARRQQYEYYRDKLLTFKELKS, from the coding sequence GTGAGCCGGGTTGAGGAGCTGGTCGAGCGGCTGTGTCCGGATGGAGTCCCGTTCCGCCCCCTAGGTGAAGTCACCCGAATCCGGAACGGCAAAGACTACAAACACTTGGGCATCGGTACCGTCCCGGTATTCGGCACCGGCGGCGTGATGGCGCATGTGGATACCGCGGCGTTCGCCGGACCGTCCGTCCTCATCCCCCGAAAGGGATCACTGAACAAGCTCTACTTTGTTGACACGCCTTTTTGGACCGTTGACACGATTTTTTACACCGAGATCGGCCCCGAACTGAATCCAAAATTCTTCTATTACTACCTGGCGACCCTTCATCTCGAAGAAATGAATCAAGCCGGGGGCGTCCCGAGTCTCACCCAGACCATCCTTAATAGAATTGGGATCCCTGTCCCCCCGCTCGTGGTGCAGCATGAGATCGTAAAGATTCTGGACACATTCACAGACTTGGAAGCGGAGCTGGAAGCGGAGCTGGAAGCGGAGCTGGAAGCTCGCCGCGCGCAGTACGAGTACTACCGCGACCAGTTACTGTCATTCAACGAGACCCCCCCCTCGCAGATCAGGTGGGTCACGTTGAATGATACGGGCATCTTTTACTCGGGACTGACCGGGAAGACCAAGAGCGACTTTGATCGAGGAGAGTCTCTCTTTATCCCCTATATGAATGTGTTCCAGAACCCGACAACTGACTTAACTGATACGCGCCACGTTTCCATCGGCCCAGATGAGCGCCAAAACAGAGTTCAACATGGCGATATTCTGTTCACCCTTTCCTCCGAGAACCTGAACGAATGCGCTACGTCATCGGTTATTCGGGGGCAACCTGAGGCCAATCTATTCCTTAATAGCTTCTGTTTTGGCCTGAGACCTTCCCATACTGACGGCCTGGACCTCCCCTATCTATCTCATGTCTTTCGCTCCCGAGCCTTCCGCAAGGAGATTCCTAAGGCTGCAGCGGGGGTGACTCGCTTTAACGTGTCCCGCACGAGATTCGGGAAATTGATGATCCCTATCCCTCCATTGGATAGACAACGCGCGATCGGACGCACTCTAGATTCCTTTGACACCCTCGTTAACGGCCTCACCTCGGGGCTCCCAGCCGAACTTAACGCACGTCGTCAGCAGTACGAGTACTACAGAGACAAGTTGCTTACCTTCAAGGAGCTGAAGTCATGA
- a CDS encoding ABC transporter permease: MRALVVKEFQELVRDRRTLAMLLLLPLLLLVIFGYAANFSVSKVSVTVIGRDAPTLADDLSRYPVAGQNLDISTAAGATDPEQLLRERRADVVVQAVEESTSATPSSAPISERMHVYADGSRLFAAQAAQRAFTTLVAQDTQQHLAQIQAAAAAGAPAGSSAQGSAAVGSAAQAASNPGSVVTVLFNPDLKTSWVMVPGLIGLILTFIGTVITSIGLVRERETGTLEQLAVVPLRSSSIILGKIIPYFLLALFDMVLITAVGVWLFGVPFRGSLLLFAAAAVIFLFVVLGFGVLISTASQTTGQAIQLAIMTVLPQVLLSGLIFPLDSMAAGVRWIGYCLPLTWFNQIAQGIMLRDAPAGSLLWPFVILAAMAVVFFGIATLQMRFSLTHGGARA; encoded by the coding sequence ATGCGCGCACTGGTTGTCAAGGAGTTCCAGGAGCTCGTCCGTGACCGGCGCACGCTGGCCATGTTGTTGCTGTTGCCGTTGTTGCTGCTCGTGATCTTCGGCTACGCGGCCAACTTTTCGGTGAGCAAGGTGTCGGTGACGGTGATCGGCCGCGACGCCCCCACCCTGGCCGACGATCTGTCCCGCTATCCGGTGGCCGGTCAGAACCTGGACATCAGCACCGCCGCGGGCGCCACTGACCCCGAGCAGCTGCTGCGTGAACGCCGCGCCGACGTGGTGGTGCAGGCCGTCGAGGAGTCGACCTCCGCGACACCCTCCAGCGCACCGATCAGCGAGCGCATGCACGTCTATGCCGACGGCTCGCGCCTGTTCGCCGCCCAGGCGGCGCAGCGGGCGTTCACCACGCTGGTTGCCCAGGACACCCAGCAGCACCTGGCCCAGATCCAGGCCGCGGCGGCAGCCGGTGCCCCCGCCGGCAGTTCGGCGCAGGGCAGTGCCGCGGTGGGAAGCGCCGCACAGGCCGCGTCCAATCCGGGCAGCGTGGTGACTGTGCTGTTCAACCCTGACCTGAAGACCTCGTGGGTGATGGTGCCCGGCCTGATCGGGTTGATCCTCACGTTTATCGGCACCGTGATCACCTCGATCGGCCTGGTGCGCGAGCGCGAGACCGGCACCCTGGAGCAGCTGGCGGTGGTGCCGCTGCGGTCGAGCTCGATCATCCTGGGCAAGATCATCCCCTATTTCCTGCTGGCGCTGTTCGACATGGTGCTCATCACCGCGGTGGGCGTGTGGCTGTTCGGGGTGCCGTTCCGCGGCAGCTTGTTGTTGTTCGCCGCGGCGGCGGTGATCTTCCTGTTCGTGGTGCTGGGCTTCGGAGTGTTGATCTCCACCGCCTCGCAGACCACCGGACAGGCAATCCAGCTCGCGATCATGACCGTGCTGCCGCAGGTGCTCCTGTCGGGCCTGATCTTCCCGCTCGACTCGATGGCAGCCGGGGTGCGGTGGATCGGCTACTGCCTGCCGCTCACCTGGTTCAACCAGATTGCGCAGGGCATCATGCTGCGCGACGCCCCGGCCGGCTCCCTGCTGTGGCCCTTCGTGATCCTGGCGGCGATGGCCGTGGTGTTCTTCGGCATCGCGACGTTGCAGATGCGCTTCTCGCTGACGCACGGGGGCGCGCGGGCATGA